The Pseudoalteromonas nigrifaciens genome segment GGCTAAAAGAGTAGTATTAATGTGTGGTAAGTATAAATAAAATAGCAGTAAAGTTATGTGTTTTTATTTTTTAACCTCGGCCCACTGGGCTTTTAGCCAGCGGCTTAGGGTAATAATATCGGTTTGTTTTGCTCGCGATTTTTTATATACAAAATAAAATTTACAGCCGGTTTCAACTCCATGCAATGGCAACTTAACTAAGTGGTTATCGTGCTGTGAGGCAATAAAAAACGCATCAATAAGCGTAATACCTAAATTATAACGCGCGGCTTCTGCGGCCAGTATAACGTGACTAAAGTGATTAACTCTTACGTTTTTAGGCAGCTCAAAGCCGCCGCTTTTACACCATTGCTGCCAGTCATTGGTGCTACGTTGCTCTGACTCATCATACTGCACCGACAACAGCGGGTGCTTCCATAATTCATTGGGCAGCGATTGATTTTTTAATTGCTGCCACATGCCTTTGCCACAAGCAGGGTAAAGCTTTTCTGCAAATAAAAATAAGCTGACAAACTCACCTTTAGGTGGCGTTGTGGTAATAAAACAATCGGCAACACGGTCGCTAAAATCCGCCTCATCTACAATCATATTTAAAGTTAAGTCGATATCTGGCGAGTCATGTTTAAAGCTTTCTAATCGCGGTATTAACCACTTTACAGCTAATGAGCTATAAAGTGCTAAACGAATATGCCCAGGCTCGCCGTAACGTATTTTTTGTGTGGCAGAGGCTAAACTGGTTAATGAATGACTCACTTCTTGATAGTAACGATTGCCCGCGTCGGTTAACGAAAAGCTACGACCACTGCGGTTAAATAGCGGCTCGTTTAAATATTGCTCTAGTAATTTAACCTGATGGCTCACGGCACTTTGCGTCACATTAAGGTGTTCAGCCGCTTTAGAAAAACTATTTAATCGCGCTACAGATTCAAAACACTGAACAGCACGTAATGGGGGTAATTTCATTATTAGTTAAACTCATACTAAAAGTATTTTAATCATTATACATAATTAAACGAATTGCTCTATGCTAGCGTTTTTAATTTGCGGGCACGGAGTAACAATGCAAAAAATATCGGTTGGCTTAGGCATGACATTACTTGTGGTGGGTAATATTATTGCGGTTTTTTCTGATGCTATAATCAAAACTTTACCAGCAGAAAGCCCCACGTTTCAGTTTGTATTTATGCGCCAACTTACCGCAGTATTAATTTTGCTCCCGTTTTGTTTGTCGGCGAATAAAAAACATTTATTTGCCGGTTTAAAATGGCATGCGGTACGCGGACATGTAT includes the following:
- a CDS encoding LysR family transcriptional regulator produces the protein MKLPPLRAVQCFESVARLNSFSKAAEHLNVTQSAVSHQVKLLEQYLNEPLFNRSGRSFSLTDAGNRYYQEVSHSLTSLASATQKIRYGEPGHIRLALYSSLAVKWLIPRLESFKHDSPDIDLTLNMIVDEADFSDRVADCFITTTPPKGEFVSLFLFAEKLYPACGKGMWQQLKNQSLPNELWKHPLLSVQYDESEQRSTNDWQQWCKSGGFELPKNVRVNHFSHVILAAEAARYNLGITLIDAFFIASQHDNHLVKLPLHGVETGCKFYFVYKKSRAKQTDIITLSRWLKAQWAEVKK